The DNA segment CGAGATGGTGCTCGAGCGTGCTGCGTGGGATACCCAGTGTTTCGACGAGTTCGTTCGGTCGACTCGTACCGTGGCTATAGAGCGCGGTTGCAATTGCCGCCGCCGTTTCCCGACGGAGGACGGCGAGCGCATCGCGCTCCCACTCGCTGTACTCCGGGGCGAAGTAATGGGTCCGGCCGAATCGCTCGTGGCGAACCACGTCGCCGGAAGCGATCAACCGGCGGACGTGATACTGTACCTGTCCCGGGGCGAACGGCGTCTCCCGAACGAGGGCATTGAAGTGTACCCCGGGGTCGCCGGCGATCGCTGCTCGAATCTCCCCTCTCGTCTCGCTCACTGGCGATCACCTCCATCCGACATCTCCGAGTCGTGTTTCGAATTCGGACTCGTCTCGAGGCGGCCGACCATGACGATGGCCGCGAGCAACAGTCCGGCGATGATGAGGTCCAGTAGATGTTCGATCGTATGATGAGTTCGCATTGGAATCAGGCCCAGTACGGTGCCAGTGCCGACAATGGGGCGCATAACCAGCGCGCCAAGCGCCCCAGTGATGAGGAGGTACGGCATCGACCGCCGTCGATGTAATGCGGCGGCGGCCAGACAGAAGACGATCAACGAGCCAATCGCTGATAGCGCAAGTAACAGCACAAGGTGCCAGTCCAGCCAGTCTACGCGGCCAGATTCGAGAACGGCTGTCTCGAGTCTGGGTGCCGCTTTGGGTACGGATAACCCTCCTATCGAACTGTCGAACGTCCCATGGAGTCGACCGACTTGCCGGGACGGCTCCGTATACATATTCGTTTTTGTGGCTCAGGGGTCTTGTGCGATTCGCTTGTTCGGCGAATGAACCAGAAAATCGTGTTGGCGAGGTGAAAGGCACTCGAGTGACGGCACCGGCCGAAGCTGTTGGAAAAATCGACCTGGAGGCCTGTCCAGGACCGCGACGGAGAACCGAAAGCCGGTCACTGGCCGGGTGGATCGATCACGCCGAGCAATACAGCCAGCGCACCGACAATTCCGGCTCCGATAATCATTAGCGCGAGGTAGGCAGCGACGCCACCGATAACGAACGCAGTTGCGATACCGATCCCGAGAGCGATTGCCGCGAGCACGACGATGCCCAGTGTTCCCGAATCCAGCCCGGTAACTATCTCGAGTCGTTCGTTGCTACCTTTGTCCTCCGTGCGCTCGGTCTCTGGCCGTTGTGGTTGTCCGAGATTTCGGTCGACATCCACCGGTCGTCGTCCCGGAACCAGAGTGATATCGACAGCACAGGTCGCAGCACCATAACTCGAGACTAACTCGAGAGTACCTTCGAGGGGCGATCCGAGGTCCATCGGTTCGATGTCGAGACGGAGTTTCGTCGGTGAACCGGGTGCCACGTAGTAGTTCGCGTCGCCACGGTCGTCATCCGTCAATGGCCGAATCGAGCCAACGGATTCGAGCGGACCGCGGAGTCGACAGTGGACGTGTGCGGGACTCGATTCGGCCTCGAGCACGATAGTGAGTGGGCCATCGAGTGTGACGGCGTCTCGACTGGGGACGAGCGACTCGGTTCCGGTGCGGTCGACGCGGACGGTAACCTCCTCGGGAGCCACGAAAATCGCCTCTAGGCGGGTGACTCCTCACGCATGTCTGGCGGCAGCAGGTTGGGAATCCCGTCTTCGATCGGGTACCGTT comes from the Natronosalvus amylolyticus genome and includes:
- a CDS encoding winged helix-turn-helix transcriptional regulator; amino-acid sequence: MSETRGEIRAAIAGDPGVHFNALVRETPFAPGQVQYHVRRLIASGDVVRHERFGRTHYFAPEYSEWERDALAVLRRETAAAIATALYSHGTSRPNELVETLGIPRSTLEHHLDHLLECAVVDREYARGNHVVLSLSRPAETAALLETVDPHPGSRLVDRFERLVDSFLEG
- a CDS encoding DUF7471 family protein yields the protein MYTEPSRQVGRLHGTFDSSIGGLSVPKAAPRLETAVLESGRVDWLDWHLVLLLALSAIGSLIVFCLAAAALHRRRSMPYLLITGALGALVMRPIVGTGTVLGLIPMRTHHTIEHLLDLIIAGLLLAAIVMVGRLETSPNSKHDSEMSDGGDRQ
- a CDS encoding DUF7524 family protein; amino-acid sequence: MAPEEVTVRVDRTGTESLVPSRDAVTLDGPLTIVLEAESSPAHVHCRLRGPLESVGSIRPLTDDDRGDANYYVAPGSPTKLRLDIEPMDLGSPLEGTLELVSSYGAATCAVDITLVPGRRPVDVDRNLGQPQRPETERTEDKGSNERLEIVTGLDSGTLGIVVLAAIALGIGIATAFVIGGVAAYLALMIIGAGIVGALAVLLGVIDPPGQ